In a single window of the Tellurirhabdus bombi genome:
- the thiD gene encoding bifunctional hydroxymethylpyrimidine kinase/phosphomethylpyrimidine kinase, with protein sequence MKTYTKVLTIAGSDSGGGAGIQADLKTFAALGCYGLSVLTALTAQNTRGVSAIHAVPPAFIAEQLKAVLSDIGADAVKIGMLHSPDVISVVANMVTEFGITNLVIDPVMVATSGDKLLKDEAIDALKTELLPLASLLTPNIPEASVLLNQPIQTFADMEEAAAALSQLFPGAVLVKGGHLADEKSTDLLYISAEEQYLYPTQRVETPNSHGTGCTLSSAIAAGLAKGLPMPAAVDAAKTYLTAALKAGADYTLGHGHGPVHHFYNSWN encoded by the coding sequence ATGAAAACATACACCAAAGTGCTCACCATTGCCGGCTCCGACAGCGGCGGTGGGGCCGGTATTCAGGCCGATCTGAAAACGTTTGCCGCGTTGGGTTGCTACGGCCTTTCGGTGCTGACCGCGTTGACGGCGCAGAACACCCGGGGCGTCAGCGCCATCCACGCCGTGCCGCCCGCCTTCATTGCCGAGCAGTTGAAAGCGGTGTTAAGCGATATCGGGGCCGATGCGGTCAAAATTGGAATGCTGCACTCGCCTGATGTCATTTCGGTGGTGGCCAACATGGTGACGGAGTTCGGAATTACCAATCTGGTTATTGATCCGGTGATGGTGGCCACCAGCGGCGACAAACTGTTGAAGGACGAAGCCATCGACGCGCTAAAGACCGAACTGTTACCCCTCGCCTCGCTCCTGACGCCAAACATTCCGGAAGCCAGCGTGCTCCTGAACCAACCCATTCAGACGTTTGCCGACATGGAAGAGGCGGCTGCAGCTTTGTCTCAACTGTTTCCGGGAGCGGTTTTAGTAAAAGGAGGTCATCTAGCCGACGAAAAAAGTACCGATTTGCTGTATATCTCGGCGGAGGAGCAATACCTATACCCAACCCAACGCGTCGAAACGCCCAACTCCCACGGTACGGGCTGCACCTTATCCTCGGCCATCGCCGCCGGACTGGCTAAAGGACTACCCATGCCAGCAGCCGTCGATGCCGCCAAAACTTACCTGACTGCTGCCCTGAAAGCAGGAGCCGATTACACGCTGGGGCACGGCCACGGACCCGTTCATCATTTTTACAATTCCTGGAATTAA
- a CDS encoding DoxX family membrane protein, which yields MNNQQLAFITARLTVAICFIGHGIVRLPKLQGFSDWMVDLFSKTFLPAPWVRGFSYFVPTAELLLGALLFLGLFTRASIMASMLLLLALLFGSNLVEEWNWITSQMIYSLFFMFLFQHLEHNSWALDNLIKRPSLA from the coding sequence ATGAACAATCAACAACTTGCTTTTATCACTGCCCGCCTGACCGTAGCCATCTGTTTCATCGGACACGGTATCGTCAGACTTCCCAAACTTCAGGGCTTTAGCGACTGGATGGTCGATTTATTCAGCAAAACTTTCTTACCCGCTCCGTGGGTTCGGGGTTTCAGTTATTTCGTTCCTACCGCTGAGTTGCTACTCGGTGCTCTTCTGTTTCTCGGCCTGTTTACGCGGGCCAGCATCATGGCGAGTATGCTCCTTTTGCTGGCGCTACTTTTCGGGTCTAATCTGGTCGAAGAATGGAACTGGATTACCTCTCAGATGATTTACAGCCTGTTTTTCATGTTTCTATTCCAGCATTTGGAACACAATAGCTGGGCGCTGGACAACCTCATAAAAAGGCCGTCCTTAGCCTGA
- a CDS encoding putative cobaltochelatase yields MNYPFSALVAQSKLKQALLLCAVNPGIGGVLIRGEKGTAKSTAARGLADILPLMQRVAGSRFNCAPDQPLDICEACQQPDWSVEAVAAPFVTLPLGATEDRVLGSLDLEGVLVERKKKLQPGLLATAHRGILYIDEVNLLPDHLVDVLLDVAAMGVNTVQREGLSVSHPARFTLIGTMNPEEGNLRPQFLDRFGLMVDVEAPRDVTERTEVVRRRIAFETDSVAFAAKWAQEQQTLQQQIQNARQLLPSVSLSDGLLTLISQLCTELNVSSLRADIVLYKTSLTLAALAGRTTVTGDDVRQAAELVLAHRQRKKPFEESRLPDNKLDELMNQPPPPPPSQRQEESAEANEPAENSPGNQAENESPDSKEEVFGVMPVTETPTITVDTDAVSQLAPLGRRSQTRQAQRGTVIRTVPDAAPTDVAVSATIQQSLFRDADNWQITRDDFHQNIRSGKTGNLILFVVDASGSMAASRRMEAVKGSVLSLLTDAYQRRDAVGVIAFRGIEAQVILEPTQSVDLAEQAMRSLPTGGRTPLPHALWLAAQALQKNNRADARQPLLVILSDGKANVPLPGGGDAWQQTVELAAQLRKNEIPALVLDTDTDFLRLGRAAELAKVLGADCLSLEELSAESITRTVSGRVRA; encoded by the coding sequence ATGAATTACCCCTTTTCCGCGCTTGTCGCGCAATCCAAACTCAAACAGGCGCTGCTGCTTTGTGCGGTCAATCCGGGCATTGGTGGCGTGCTGATTCGGGGCGAGAAAGGCACGGCGAAAAGTACGGCGGCGCGTGGTCTGGCCGACATCCTGCCGCTCATGCAGCGAGTGGCCGGATCGAGGTTCAATTGCGCACCTGACCAGCCGCTGGACATTTGCGAGGCCTGTCAGCAACCCGACTGGTCCGTGGAAGCGGTGGCGGCTCCGTTCGTAACCCTGCCGCTGGGCGCTACCGAAGACCGCGTACTAGGCAGCCTGGATCTGGAAGGCGTGTTGGTCGAGCGGAAGAAAAAACTGCAACCGGGTCTGCTGGCAACGGCGCACCGGGGCATTTTGTATATCGATGAAGTCAATTTGTTGCCGGATCATTTGGTGGACGTATTGCTGGACGTGGCCGCGATGGGCGTGAACACCGTGCAGCGCGAAGGCCTTTCGGTCAGCCATCCGGCCCGTTTTACGCTCATCGGGACCATGAACCCCGAGGAAGGAAATTTGCGCCCTCAATTTCTGGATCGTTTTGGCTTGATGGTCGACGTGGAGGCCCCACGCGATGTAACCGAACGGACGGAAGTGGTGCGGCGACGCATTGCGTTTGAAACTGATTCGGTAGCTTTTGCGGCAAAATGGGCGCAGGAACAGCAAACCTTGCAGCAGCAAATTCAGAACGCGCGGCAGTTATTGCCCTCGGTAAGCCTATCCGACGGCTTATTGACGCTGATTAGTCAGCTTTGTACGGAACTGAATGTCAGCAGCTTGCGGGCGGATATTGTCCTCTACAAAACAAGCCTGACGCTGGCCGCTTTGGCGGGCCGAACCACCGTAACGGGTGACGATGTGCGGCAGGCTGCCGAGCTGGTATTGGCGCATCGGCAGCGGAAAAAACCGTTTGAAGAAAGTCGTTTACCCGATAACAAGCTGGATGAGCTCATGAATCAGCCCCCGCCACCACCTCCGTCTCAGCGTCAGGAAGAAAGTGCGGAAGCCAATGAACCAGCGGAAAATTCCCCGGGTAACCAAGCCGAAAACGAATCGCCAGACTCGAAAGAAGAAGTTTTTGGCGTAATGCCCGTAACGGAAACGCCCACCATCACGGTGGATACAGACGCCGTTTCGCAACTCGCTCCGCTGGGACGGCGCAGCCAGACCCGGCAGGCGCAGCGGGGAACGGTCATTCGGACAGTGCCCGATGCCGCGCCGACCGACGTGGCCGTCTCGGCGACTATTCAACAATCCCTGTTTCGGGATGCCGATAACTGGCAGATTACGCGCGATGATTTTCACCAGAATATACGTAGCGGGAAAACCGGCAATCTGATTCTGTTTGTGGTCGATGCCTCGGGTTCGATGGCGGCCAGTCGTCGGATGGAGGCGGTCAAAGGAAGCGTGCTGAGCCTGCTGACGGATGCCTACCAGCGTCGGGATGCCGTTGGCGTGATTGCGTTTCGGGGTATCGAAGCGCAGGTGATTCTGGAACCTACCCAAAGCGTTGATCTGGCCGAGCAGGCCATGCGAAGCCTGCCCACGGGTGGTCGGACGCCGTTGCCTCATGCCTTGTGGCTGGCCGCGCAGGCGTTGCAGAAAAATAACCGGGCGGATGCGCGTCAGCCGCTGTTGGTGATTCTCAGCGATGGTAAGGCCAACGTACCGCTGCCAGGCGGTGGGGATGCCTGGCAGCAGACGGTCGAACTGGCGGCGCAGCTCCGAAAAAATGAAATCCCGGCTTTGGTGCTCGATACCGACACTGACTTTTTACGCCTGGGCCGTGCCGCTGAATTAGCTAAAGTGCTAGGCGCTGATTGCTTGTCGCTCGAAGAATTATCGGCGGAAAGCATCACCCGAACGGTATCGGGGCGGGTTCGGGCTTAA
- a CDS encoding helix-turn-helix domain-containing protein produces the protein MIKCIQHRAIEVSNFSVSSWSLPEHSHNHFELTFIHKGSGMHRLNGINSPYGAGNLFLLGPTDYHFFEIREETEFTVLKFINVYLKGVASVQVQTAWNHYIDSFLLQAVTKDHSITEPCFNKETMEQLMRLINRAWSASKSDNDELIFFLTHAVLSLIKKQLMADNADHYQEKITAIVHYIHANIYNPSSIQIGNLAEKFHLSATYLGDYFREKMGVSLRDYIARYRLSLVETRLTHGDFTVKEIASELGFSDLSHLTNFFQKHKGMSPSLYRKQIKLGQKDRNTNTH, from the coding sequence ATGATTAAATGCATTCAGCACCGAGCCATCGAGGTTAGTAATTTTTCGGTAAGTAGCTGGTCGTTACCGGAGCATAGCCATAACCATTTCGAGCTGACCTTTATTCACAAAGGCAGCGGAATGCACCGCCTGAATGGAATCAATAGTCCGTATGGTGCGGGCAATCTTTTTTTGCTGGGTCCAACCGATTATCATTTTTTCGAGATCAGGGAAGAGACGGAGTTTACCGTTCTGAAGTTTATCAATGTTTACTTGAAAGGCGTAGCCAGCGTACAGGTCCAAACGGCCTGGAATCACTACATCGACTCGTTTTTATTGCAGGCGGTAACCAAAGACCATTCCATTACGGAGCCTTGCTTTAATAAAGAAACAATGGAGCAACTGATGCGCCTGATAAACCGGGCGTGGAGCGCTTCAAAAAGTGACAATGATGAGTTGATTTTCTTTCTGACGCATGCCGTGTTGTCGCTCATCAAAAAGCAGTTAATGGCTGATAATGCCGATCATTACCAGGAAAAAATAACGGCAATCGTGCATTATATCCACGCCAATATTTACAATCCGTCCAGCATTCAAATCGGCAATCTGGCCGAAAAATTCCACTTGTCGGCTACGTATCTGGGCGATTATTTTCGGGAAAAGATGGGCGTCTCCCTGCGGGATTATATTGCCCGTTATCGCCTTAGCCTGGTTGAAACCCGCCTGACTCACGGCGATTTTACCGTGAAAGAAATTGCTAGTGAACTAGGCTTCTCGGACCTGAGCCACCTGACGAATTTCTTCCAAAAACACAAAGGCATGTCGCCCAGCCTGTACCGAAAGCAAATAAAACTGGGGCAAAAGGACCGAAATACAAATACGCATTAA
- the thiE gene encoding thiamine phosphate synthase, whose protein sequence is MSPIYLVTDSVISQQAGHTLPFVVEEACRAGVRWVQLREKNLSTRAFLELGFQLKAITQKYDAKLIINDRVDIALAVDADGVHVGQDDMPYHLVRSLLGPNKIVGLSINNRTELLAAQDLDVDYLGVAAIFPTGTKQDTSSVLGIEGLREICALTRFPTFAIGGIHPINIQKVMQTGVTGVAVVSAICGQPCPYEATRELFALLEQSR, encoded by the coding sequence GTGAGTCCGATTTATCTGGTAACGGACAGCGTCATTAGCCAGCAGGCGGGTCATACGCTGCCGTTCGTGGTCGAGGAAGCCTGTCGGGCGGGGGTTCGCTGGGTGCAGCTCCGCGAAAAGAACCTTTCGACGCGAGCGTTTCTGGAACTGGGTTTTCAGTTGAAGGCCATTACCCAGAAATACGACGCCAAACTCATCATCAACGACCGCGTGGACATTGCCCTGGCCGTTGATGCCGATGGCGTTCACGTCGGTCAGGACGACATGCCCTACCATCTGGTTCGCTCGCTGCTGGGGCCGAATAAGATCGTTGGCCTGTCCATTAACAACCGGACTGAATTACTGGCGGCCCAGGATTTAGACGTTGATTATTTAGGCGTTGCGGCTATTTTTCCCACCGGCACTAAACAGGATACTTCCAGTGTGCTGGGTATCGAAGGACTAAGAGAAATTTGCGCGCTAACCCGCTTTCCGACTTTTGCCATTGGCGGCATCCACCCCATTAACATTCAAAAAGTTATGCAAACCGGCGTCACGGGTGTAGCCGTGGTGTCGGCCATTTGCGGCCAGCCTTGCCCCTACGAAGCCACCCGCGAACTGTTTGCTTTACTAGAACAATCCCGATGA
- the cobN gene encoding cobaltochelatase subunit CobN, whose translation MSEIKRQRVMRPDGKAINLVQRRGHLSYCYNACCCGRTDRGFAAVPVDLYKSEWLRRKIRNVVHMTKGGCLGPCTLANVVTLLFDGNSVWFHSINSDWQVVAIFDYIESMIAADGFLTPPAELAENVFQFYTWKGSEVATRIGQTATPTGGIAFLTHADTDLLTLSRVLQTVPDDFPKTTGISLLAVKSEAQMAQLLDREIGAAQIIILRIHGRPSSVPGFGELVRRAKQQNQHLIVISGTGDLNPEFAAASTVSPAILHETMAYVQAGGHLNLTSLLYFLSDHLLMTGYGAEAPVTLPEHGIYHPELPENAEMADWLKRYNPAWPTIGITFYRSHWSSGNTAFVDALVRTLEDQEVNALPVYTSSLKTLDADTGAPAAFRYFRQGTRIDALINTVSYAMTDVKANGPDSQSANALQQLDVPILQAITSGMGRGSWESSSRGLNPLDMAMNVAIPEFDGRIITVPVSFKEKDREAKGYVPLEDRVERVVGLAIRLARLRHLPNAQKRIAFIFTNSNTKASQVGNAVGLDAPASLMNMLYAMQAEGYQIDQLPGSGTELIHELIDRCSYDQNYLTPEQLANAAGRVPVEQYARWFAELPDALQKKITKQWGPPPGETYVHNGHIALAGLELGNAFVALQPPRGYGMDPDAIYHQPDLPPTHHYYALYRWLRDAWQADAIVHVGKHGTLEWLPGKGVGLSENCFPDAFLGDLPLFYPFIINDPGEGSQAKRRAHAVVIDHLTPPMTSADSYGELAQLTQLVDEYYQVETLDPAKLPLLQRQIWELIKQTNLDADLSAMLSRDHGDHKHDWDDEMTPEGVPVSLTEMDGKDIAHLIEDIDGYLCELGAAQIRNGLHTLGEMPTGDALVDMLQSLTRLSNVSAPGLPDELARLFEFNLQELHAHKGQKITAVPTHFVELAGRPVVTAADVLEVIDELSSHLLRLLQRNRFDGQAIDAVLYETLGLNPKQPPFAGIRQTLLFVCEQLLPNLARTDEEISNLLHGLSGGYVPAGPSGAPTRGMAHILPTGRNFYAVDPRALPSQAAWEVGQQLAREVLERHRKETGQYPESIGISIWGTSAMRTHGDDVAEILALLGVRPVWQVESRRVVDVAVIPLEELGRPRIDVTTRISGFFRDAFPHLIELMDEAVQRVLALDEPVEQNFVRKHYLNDLAELQGQDMPIEEAEERASYRIFGAAPGSYGAGILPLINEKNWHADADFAQAYVNWGGYAYSKSAQGVDARREFQQRLAGVQVAVHNQDNREHDIFDSDDYLQFHGGMIATIRSLTGQQPKHYFGDSQNPAQPVVRDLKEEALRVFRSRVVNPKWLESIQRHGYKGGLELTATVDYLFGYDATAQVVDDWMYQKVSETYALDPAMQQFFAENNPWALNAIAERLLEAAQRGMWAEPLAETLEKLRAVYLQSESMLEVRSE comes from the coding sequence ATGTCCGAAATAAAACGCCAGCGGGTAATGCGCCCCGACGGAAAAGCCATCAATCTTGTTCAGCGCCGGGGGCATCTGTCGTATTGCTACAATGCCTGTTGCTGCGGTCGCACCGACCGGGGTTTTGCCGCCGTTCCCGTTGATTTATACAAATCGGAGTGGTTACGCCGCAAAATTCGCAACGTCGTCCACATGACCAAAGGCGGCTGCCTTGGTCCCTGCACGCTGGCCAATGTCGTGACGCTGCTTTTTGATGGCAATTCGGTCTGGTTCCATTCGATTAACAGCGATTGGCAGGTCGTGGCCATTTTTGATTACATCGAAAGCATGATTGCCGCCGATGGTTTTCTAACGCCGCCCGCTGAATTGGCAGAAAACGTGTTTCAATTTTATACCTGGAAAGGCTCGGAAGTGGCCACGCGGATCGGCCAGACCGCCACGCCAACCGGTGGTATTGCATTCCTGACGCACGCCGATACGGATCTGTTAACACTCAGTCGAGTACTGCAAACTGTACCGGATGACTTTCCTAAAACGACGGGTATCAGTTTGTTAGCTGTTAAAAGTGAGGCACAAATGGCCCAACTGCTCGACCGGGAGATTGGAGCCGCACAAATTATTATTCTTCGCATCCACGGACGTCCCAGCAGTGTGCCGGGTTTCGGCGAACTGGTGCGTCGGGCCAAGCAGCAGAACCAGCACCTGATTGTCATCAGCGGCACGGGCGATCTGAATCCTGAGTTTGCGGCAGCCTCCACCGTTTCACCCGCGATTCTGCACGAAACGATGGCTTACGTCCAGGCGGGTGGGCACCTCAATCTAACGTCGCTGCTCTATTTTCTGTCGGATCATTTGCTGATGACGGGCTATGGCGCGGAGGCTCCCGTGACCCTGCCCGAACACGGCATCTACCACCCTGAATTACCTGAAAACGCAGAAATGGCCGATTGGCTGAAGCGCTATAATCCCGCGTGGCCAACCATCGGTATCACGTTTTACCGCTCGCACTGGAGCAGCGGCAACACGGCCTTTGTCGATGCGCTGGTTCGCACGCTGGAAGACCAGGAAGTGAATGCGTTGCCAGTATATACGTCCTCACTCAAGACCCTGGATGCCGACACGGGCGCACCCGCCGCCTTCCGCTATTTCAGGCAGGGCACGCGGATTGATGCTTTGATTAATACGGTATCATACGCCATGACGGACGTGAAAGCAAACGGCCCGGACAGCCAGTCGGCGAACGCCCTGCAACAACTGGATGTGCCGATTTTGCAGGCCATCACCAGCGGCATGGGGCGCGGGTCGTGGGAATCGTCCAGCCGGGGGTTAAATCCACTGGATATGGCCATGAACGTTGCCATTCCTGAATTTGACGGACGAATTATTACCGTACCAGTTTCTTTCAAAGAGAAAGATCGGGAGGCCAAAGGATATGTTCCGCTGGAAGACCGGGTTGAGCGCGTGGTCGGTCTGGCGATTCGGCTGGCCCGGCTGCGGCACCTGCCCAATGCACAGAAACGGATCGCTTTCATTTTCACCAACTCCAACACCAAAGCCTCGCAGGTGGGGAATGCCGTCGGCCTCGATGCTCCGGCTTCGCTGATGAACATGCTCTACGCCATGCAGGCCGAAGGCTACCAGATTGACCAACTGCCAGGCAGCGGAACCGAACTGATTCACGAACTAATTGACCGCTGCTCGTACGATCAAAACTATCTGACACCGGAGCAATTAGCAAACGCAGCCGGACGCGTTCCGGTGGAGCAGTACGCCCGTTGGTTCGCTGAATTGCCCGACGCGTTACAGAAAAAAATAACCAAACAGTGGGGGCCACCGCCCGGCGAAACCTACGTCCATAACGGTCATATAGCTTTGGCGGGCCTTGAATTGGGGAATGCGTTTGTGGCTTTGCAACCGCCCCGGGGCTACGGCATGGACCCCGACGCCATTTACCACCAGCCCGATCTACCACCAACGCACCATTATTACGCGCTTTACCGCTGGTTGCGAGACGCTTGGCAGGCCGATGCCATTGTACACGTGGGTAAGCACGGAACGCTGGAATGGTTGCCGGGGAAGGGTGTCGGCTTGTCGGAAAACTGCTTTCCAGATGCGTTTCTGGGCGATTTGCCCTTGTTTTATCCGTTTATTATCAACGATCCCGGCGAAGGATCACAGGCGAAACGGCGGGCGCATGCCGTGGTAATCGATCACCTGACGCCGCCCATGACCTCGGCGGACAGCTACGGCGAACTGGCGCAGTTAACCCAATTGGTAGACGAATATTATCAGGTCGAAACGCTCGATCCCGCCAAGCTGCCCTTGCTGCAACGGCAAATCTGGGAACTCATCAAGCAGACGAATCTGGATGCGGATTTATCGGCCATGCTCAGCCGCGACCACGGCGACCACAAACACGACTGGGACGACGAAATGACGCCCGAAGGCGTGCCGGTGAGCCTAACCGAAATGGACGGCAAAGACATCGCGCACCTGATCGAAGACATCGACGGCTATCTCTGCGAACTCGGCGCGGCGCAGATTCGCAACGGGTTGCACACGCTGGGCGAAATGCCGACGGGGGATGCGCTGGTCGATATGCTGCAATCCCTGACGCGCCTGTCCAACGTGTCGGCGCCGGGTTTGCCGGATGAACTGGCGCGTTTGTTTGAGTTTAACCTTCAGGAATTACACGCGCATAAAGGGCAAAAAATAACCGCCGTGCCCACTCATTTTGTCGAACTGGCAGGCCGACCGGTCGTCACGGCGGCGGATGTGCTGGAAGTCATCGACGAGTTGAGTAGTCACCTGTTGCGGCTCCTGCAACGCAACCGCTTCGACGGACAGGCTATTGATGCCGTATTGTATGAGACATTAGGGTTAAATCCCAAACAGCCACCGTTTGCGGGTATCCGGCAAACGCTCTTGTTCGTCTGCGAACAACTATTGCCTAATCTGGCCCGCACGGATGAAGAAATCTCGAATCTGCTGCATGGGTTATCGGGTGGGTATGTTCCAGCGGGACCCAGCGGCGCTCCGACACGCGGCATGGCGCATATTCTACCAACCGGACGCAATTTCTATGCCGTCGATCCGCGAGCTTTGCCTTCGCAGGCAGCCTGGGAGGTGGGGCAGCAGTTGGCCCGGGAAGTATTGGAACGTCACCGCAAAGAAACCGGACAGTACCCCGAAAGCATCGGCATCAGCATCTGGGGAACAAGCGCCATGCGGACCCACGGCGATGACGTCGCCGAAATTCTGGCCTTGCTGGGCGTGCGTCCGGTCTGGCAGGTAGAAAGTCGGCGGGTGGTGGATGTCGCCGTAATTCCGCTGGAAGAACTGGGGCGGCCCCGCATCGACGTAACAACCCGGATCAGTGGCTTTTTCCGCGATGCGTTCCCGCACCTAATCGAGCTGATGGACGAAGCCGTGCAGCGGGTTTTGGCACTGGATGAGCCAGTAGAACAGAACTTTGTGCGGAAACATTACCTCAACGATCTGGCCGAATTACAGGGGCAGGATATGCCTATTGAAGAGGCGGAGGAACGGGCCAGCTACCGGATTTTTGGGGCCGCTCCGGGCAGTTACGGAGCCGGTATTCTTCCACTAATCAACGAAAAAAACTGGCACGCCGATGCTGATTTTGCGCAGGCTTACGTCAATTGGGGCGGGTATGCCTATTCGAAAAGTGCGCAGGGCGTCGATGCTCGCCGGGAGTTTCAGCAGCGGCTGGCGGGTGTGCAGGTGGCGGTGCATAATCAGGACAACCGCGAACACGATATTTTCGATAGCGATGACTACCTGCAATTTCACGGCGGCATGATCGCCACCATCCGAAGCCTGACGGGGCAGCAACCGAAGCATTATTTTGGCGATTCGCAAAACCCGGCCCAGCCCGTGGTGCGCGATTTAAAGGAAGAAGCCTTGCGGGTATTTCGTTCGCGGGTGGTCAACCCAAAATGGCTCGAAAGCATCCAGCGACACGGCTACAAAGGTGGCCTGGAACTGACGGCCACGGTGGATTACCTGTTCGGCTACGACGCGACCGCCCAGGTCGTTGACGACTGGATGTACCAGAAAGTAAGCGAAACTTACGCCCTCGATCCGGCCATGCAGCAGTTTTTCGCCGAGAACAATCCCTGGGCGCTGAACGCCATTGCGGAGCGTTTACTGGAAGCAGCCCAGCGCGGCATGTGGGCAGAGCCGTTGGCGGAAACGCTGGAAAAGCTCCGGGCGGTTTACCTGCAAAGTGAAAGTATGCTGGAGGTCCGGAGCGAGTGA
- the tenA gene encoding thiaminase II, which produces MRFTDQLWQQIKPIYEAILAHGFVRDLGAGTLPATHFQYYIQQDALYLTDFSRALAQLAVKADTPADILLLTQFAENAIRVERVLHETYFSLYAIQPDTRKKPACFAYTQFLLATASVQSLAVGAAAVLPCFWIYREVGKHIYAHAARQNPYQAWIDTYAGEAFDEVVTQMLDLTDRLASEASPAEREKMAEAFQTSSRLEWLFWNDAYTLNQWPV; this is translated from the coding sequence ATGCGCTTTACCGACCAACTCTGGCAGCAAATTAAGCCTATTTACGAAGCAATTCTAGCCCACGGCTTTGTGCGCGATCTCGGTGCCGGAACGCTGCCAGCGACTCATTTTCAGTACTATATCCAGCAAGATGCGCTTTACCTGACTGATTTCAGCCGGGCACTGGCGCAACTGGCCGTTAAAGCTGATACGCCCGCCGATATTCTTTTGCTGACGCAATTTGCTGAGAACGCCATCCGCGTGGAGCGGGTGCTGCACGAGACGTATTTTTCGTTGTACGCAATTCAGCCGGATACCCGGAAAAAACCAGCCTGTTTTGCCTATACCCAGTTTTTGCTGGCCACGGCTTCGGTTCAGTCGCTGGCCGTTGGGGCGGCGGCGGTTTTGCCTTGTTTCTGGATATACCGCGAAGTTGGGAAGCATATTTACGCCCACGCCGCCCGCCAGAATCCGTATCAGGCCTGGATCGATACCTACGCAGGCGAAGCCTTTGACGAAGTAGTCACCCAGATGCTTGACCTCACCGACCGACTGGCCAGTGAAGCGAGTCCGGCAGAGCGCGAAAAAATGGCCGAAGCGTTCCAGACATCTAGCCGATTGGAGTGGCTTTTCTGGAATGATGCCTACACGCTCAACCAGTGGCCCGTTTAA
- the thiM gene encoding hydroxyethylthiazole kinase, producing MTLSDQTIWNDLEQIRSQAPLVQSITNFVVMNNTANALLALGASPAMVHSAEEVEEFVTIASALVVNIGTLDTNFVAGMKRAMPKAKSLGKPIVFDPVGVGATTYRNQVSRELLELASPTIIRGNASEIMALAGLNAQTKGVDSTHGSSAALDSARQLSQATGSVVVVSGASDYIVSGEQVAVIDNGHPMLTKVTGMGCTATALIAAFSAVNSDPFAAAVHGMAVMGIAGELAAQRSSGPGSLQLHFLDVLYQLPFRHISESLKLHFL from the coding sequence ATGACTTTATCCGATCAAACCATATGGAATGACCTCGAACAAATCCGTTCGCAGGCTCCTCTTGTGCAAAGCATTACCAACTTCGTGGTCATGAATAACACGGCCAACGCCTTGCTGGCACTCGGTGCGTCCCCGGCAATGGTACACTCGGCGGAAGAAGTTGAAGAGTTCGTGACCATTGCCAGCGCTCTGGTAGTTAACATTGGCACGCTCGATACCAATTTTGTTGCGGGCATGAAACGGGCGATGCCGAAAGCTAAATCCCTGGGGAAACCCATCGTGTTCGATCCTGTTGGCGTTGGCGCGACCACTTACCGCAATCAAGTCAGTCGTGAATTGTTAGAACTAGCCTCCCCAACCATCATTCGGGGCAATGCCTCGGAAATCATGGCGCTGGCTGGCCTGAACGCCCAAACCAAGGGCGTTGACAGTACCCACGGCTCGTCGGCAGCGCTAGACAGTGCTCGCCAGCTCAGTCAGGCAACGGGGAGCGTGGTGGTCGTCAGCGGCGCCAGCGACTACATTGTTTCGGGCGAGCAGGTAGCCGTTATCGACAATGGCCACCCGATGCTGACAAAAGTAACTGGCATGGGCTGCACCGCCACTGCCCTCATTGCGGCTTTTTCGGCCGTCAACAGCGACCCGTTTGCGGCGGCGGTTCACGGCATGGCCGTCATGGGCATCGCGGGCGAACTGGCCGCGCAACGGTCGTCGGGTCCGGGTAGCCTGCAACTCCATTTTCTGGATGTGCTTTATCAGCTTCCGTTCCGGCATATTTCTGAATCCCTTAAACTCCATTTTCTGTGA